Proteins encoded in a region of the Acipenser ruthenus chromosome 43, fAciRut3.2 maternal haplotype, whole genome shotgun sequence genome:
- the LOC131709387 gene encoding zinc finger protein 239-like, giving the protein MELYNVFINYRALLYCIILKGPGCSVVGARCFIRSDTEGEQRGGLPYLGESQGTNMESVYIKQEVVQELVPICIKQEMPELEPVHIKEETELEPVHIKEEETELEPVHIKEEETELEPVHIKEEETELEPLYIEEEPIGLLLKGSENISHQCSGYGKSFSQSGTLKTHQRIHTGEKPYHCFECGVSFTVSGSLKTHQRIHTGEKPNHCTECGKSFVQLGDLKRHQRIHTGEKPYHCAECGESFRQIGSLKRHQRIHTGEKPRHCTECGKSFSELGHLKSHQRIHTGEKPYHCNECGQSFNQLGVLKRHQRIHTGEKPYYCTACGKSFRQSGDLKAHQRIHSGEKLYPCTECGERFSRFRDLKRHQQIHTGEKPYHSTECVNEGGPQSESQS; this is encoded by the exons atggagctctacaatgtgtttataaactacagagcgctgttatattgtattattttgaaaggtccgggttgtagtgtggtaggagcgcgttgttttatccgttcagacactgagggagagcagagaggag gactgccCTATCTTGGTGAAAGCCAAGGAACAAATATggagtctgtttacattaaacaggaggtGGTTCAGGAATTGGTACctatctgcattaaacaggagatgcctgaactggagcctgtccacattaaagaagagactgaactagagcctgtccacattaaagaggaagagactgaactggagcctgtccacattaaagaagaagagactgaactggagcctgtccacattaaagaggaagagactgaactggagcctctCTACATTGAAGAGGAGCCTATTGGCTTGTTGCTTAAGGGTTCAGAAAACATATCACATCAATGTAGTGGAtatgggaagagcttcagtcagtcaggaaccctaaaaacacaccagcgaattcacactggagagaagccatatcactgttttgaatgtggGGTGAGCTTCACTGTgtcaggaagcctaaaaacacaccagcgaattcacactggagagaagccgaatcactgtactgaatgtgggaagagcttcgTTCAGTTAGGtgacctaaaaagacaccagcgaattcacactggagagaagccatatcactgtgctgaatgtggggagagcttcagaCAGATTggaagcctaaaaagacaccagcgaattcacactggagaaaagcCTCGTCACTgcactgaatgtggaaagagcttcagtGAATTGGGACACCTAaaatcacaccagcgaattcatactggagagaagccatatcactgtaatgaatgtgggcAGAGCTTCAATCAGTTAGGagtcctaaaaagacaccagcgaattcacactggagagaagccatattacTGTACTGCATGCGGGAAGAGCTTCCGTCAGTCAGGAGACCTAAAAGCACATCAGCGAATTCACTCTGGAGAGAAGCTGTATccctgtactgaatgtggggaacGCTTTAGTAGGTTtagagaccttaaaagacaccagcaaattcacactggagagaagccgtatcacagTACTGAATGTG tgAATGAAGGGGGTCCCCAGAGTGAGAGCCAGTCctga